A single genomic interval of Picosynechococcus sp. PCC 7003 harbors:
- a CDS encoding tetratricopeptide repeat protein — MVRIFSGLLGGVGLALALGGTLTPAIAQARPCGATPCLLLAQSAGITADSVDELVFQGNEYYDQGQYELALAAYDAALILNANDAELWIWRGIALGALERYEEELASYDQAIALDTDQNNHIVWYNRGVAFGKLGRYEEEIASYDQALARDPRYVNAWYNRGIALGELGHYEEEIASYDQALALDPEDVGAWYNRGIALGKLGRYEEEIASYDQALALNPEDADIWYNRGIALGELNRYEEEIASYDQALALNPEDADAWFNQSLAFEELERYEEALVGYEQVLVLDPEDADAWYNQGVIFGKLDRHEAAIGSYDQAIALNPGDIDAWNNRGVSLEGLGRYEEAIASYEQALTIDPNYAYIWNNHGVALGEIEQYEEELNSYNQALTIDPSHEDALFNKGLALADLDRHEEAILSYDALLALNPNDAEAWNNHGISLEALGRYAEAIASYDQALAIDPDYEDALINRESAQTALE, encoded by the coding sequence ATGGTGCGTATTTTCTCTGGGCTGTTGGGTGGTGTGGGTCTAGCCTTGGCTTTGGGAGGAACGCTAACGCCGGCGATCGCCCAAGCTCGCCCCTGTGGTGCCACTCCCTGTCTTTTATTAGCCCAAAGCGCTGGTATCACAGCCGATTCAGTGGATGAACTGGTATTTCAAGGCAATGAATATTATGACCAAGGGCAATACGAACTGGCCCTCGCCGCCTACGATGCTGCTTTAATTTTGAATGCGAACGATGCAGAACTTTGGATCTGGCGGGGCATTGCCCTAGGGGCTTTAGAGCGTTATGAAGAAGAATTAGCTAGCTATGATCAGGCGATCGCCCTTGATACAGATCAAAACAACCACATAGTTTGGTACAACCGGGGAGTTGCTTTCGGTAAACTAGGTCGTTATGAAGAAGAAATTGCTAGCTATGACCAAGCCCTTGCCCGTGATCCAAGGTATGTCAATGCCTGGTATAACCGAGGCATCGCTTTAGGAGAATTAGGTCATTATGAAGAAGAAATTGCTAGCTATGACCAGGCCCTTGCCCTTGATCCTGAAGATGTTGGTGCTTGGTACAACCGAGGTATTGCTCTAGGGAAACTGGGTCGCTATGAGGAAGAAATCGCCAGCTATGACCAGGCCCTCGCCCTGAATCCGGAAGATGCTGATATTTGGTATAACCGAGGCATTGCTCTAGGGGAACTGAATCGTTATGAGGAAGAAATCGCCAGCTATGACCAGGCCCTTGCTCTGAATCCAGAAGATGCCGATGCCTGGTTTAACCAAAGTCTTGCTTTTGAAGAGTTAGAGCGCTACGAAGAGGCCCTCGTTGGTTATGAGCAAGTTTTGGTTTTGGATCCAGAAGATGCGGATGCTTGGTATAACCAGGGAGTTATCTTCGGTAAACTGGATCGCCATGAAGCAGCTATTGGCAGCTACGATCAGGCGATCGCCCTCAATCCAGGAGATATTGATGCGTGGAATAACCGTGGTGTCTCTCTTGAAGGGTTGGGTCGTTACGAAGAAGCTATTGCTAGCTATGAGCAAGCACTAACCATTGACCCCAACTATGCCTACATCTGGAATAATCATGGCGTCGCGTTAGGTGAAATCGAACAATACGAAGAAGAACTCAATAGTTATAATCAGGCTCTCACTATTGACCCTAGCCATGAAGATGCTTTATTCAATAAGGGACTTGCTCTTGCTGATTTGGATCGTCATGAAGAAGCCATTCTCAGCTATGATGCTCTGCTAGCCTTAAATCCTAACGACGCCGAAGCTTGGAATAATCACGGTATTTCCCTAGAAGCACTGGGGCGCTATGCTGAGGCGATCGCCAGCTATGACCAAGCCCTCGCCATTGATCCAGACTACGAAGACGCTTTGATCAACCGAGAAAGCGCCCAAACTGCCCTAGAGTAA
- a CDS encoding metallothionein codes for MVTVTQMKCACESCLCIVDLNNAIQKAGKSYCSQACADGHPAGSEGCGHEGCTCHQ; via the coding sequence ATGGTAACTGTGACCCAAATGAAGTGTGCCTGTGAATCTTGCCTTTGCATTGTGGATCTCAATAACGCTATCCAAAAAGCAGGCAAGAGCTATTGCAGCCAAGCCTGCGCCGACGGTCATCCGGCAGGGAGTGAGGGCTGTGGCCACGAGGGCTGTACTTGTCACCAGTAG
- a CDS encoding branched-chain amino acid ABC transporter permease — MDTLQLVLNGLSVGSILALAAVGLTLTYGILRLSNFAHGDYMTLGAYITWLSNSLGLNIWLSMVVGAFGTIGGMLVAEKLLWQPMRDKRATPTTLIIISIGLALFIRSAVLFIWGSGNQQYDLPVVRAINLTDLVGLPETVPDLRIAYYRVVVMVLTVLVILGLHFILQNSKIGKAMRAVADNIDLARVSGIDVERVVLWTWIITGTLTAIAGSMYGLITTVRPNMGWFLILPMFASVILGGIGNPYGAIAGAFVIGIAQELSVSWLGPDYKLGVALFIMVVLLLVRPQGLFKGTM; from the coding sequence ATGGACACCCTTCAACTCGTTCTCAATGGTTTGTCGGTCGGGAGTATCCTGGCCCTTGCTGCCGTGGGACTGACCCTGACCTACGGGATTCTGCGCTTATCCAACTTTGCCCATGGGGATTACATGACATTAGGCGCCTACATTACCTGGTTAAGTAATTCCCTGGGGTTAAATATTTGGCTCTCGATGGTGGTAGGGGCGTTTGGCACCATTGGCGGGATGCTCGTGGCAGAAAAATTGCTCTGGCAGCCGATGCGGGATAAGCGGGCGACACCGACAACCTTGATCATTATCTCTATTGGTTTGGCACTATTTATCCGTAGTGCTGTGCTGTTTATTTGGGGGAGTGGCAATCAACAATACGATCTCCCGGTAGTGCGGGCCATTAACTTAACCGACCTTGTGGGACTCCCGGAAACGGTGCCAGATTTGCGCATTGCCTACTATCGGGTCGTGGTGATGGTGCTGACGGTCTTGGTAATTTTAGGGCTGCATTTCATCCTGCAAAACAGCAAGATTGGCAAGGCCATGCGGGCGGTGGCAGACAATATTGACCTGGCACGGGTGTCTGGCATTGATGTGGAACGGGTGGTGCTCTGGACTTGGATTATTACAGGGACTTTAACGGCGATCGCCGGCAGTATGTATGGGCTGATCACCACGGTGCGACCGAATATGGGCTGGTTTTTGATTTTGCCGATGTTTGCCTCGGTGATCCTGGGGGGCATTGGTAATCCCTACGGGGCGATCGCCGGTGCTTTTGTGATTGGCATCGCCCAGGAACTCAGTGTCTCTTGGCTTGGCCCAGACTACAAGCTGGGGGTCGCGCTGTTCATTATGGTGGTCTTATTGTTGGTGCGGCCCCAGGGTCTCTTTAAGGGCACCATGTAA
- a CDS encoding DUF751 family protein gives MQEFFENVLRYPRYMISLILGIFISVFEWLKPLFFKNKATATATIGLLVGLFAFLYFTLRAMLGLSVV, from the coding sequence ATGCAAGAGTTTTTTGAGAATGTCCTCCGCTATCCCCGTTACATGATCAGTTTGATCCTAGGGATTTTCATCAGCGTGTTTGAATGGCTGAAGCCGTTATTTTTTAAAAATAAAGCGACTGCCACCGCAACGATTGGGCTTTTGGTGGGTCTCTTTGCGTTTCTCTACTTCACCCTGCGGGCAATGCTTGGTTTAAGTGTTGTTTAG
- a CDS encoding histidine phosphatase family protein, with product MATRVIIVRHGQSSYNALKMIQGRCDESVLTDKGCADAATVGQTLQGINFAAIYCSPLQRAKQTAEIIHQHLDNAPAPITSEGLLEINLPQWEKLLKSDVKEQYPEAYRLWHENPAEFVMTHADGSEHSPVKDLYDQARQFWQEILAKHQGETILIVAHNGINRCLLMSAAGIPPSKYQSIQQSNCCINVLNFVGQLGDIVQFESINQTAHLGLPLPTYRPGHKGLRLLLVRHGETNWNKEGRFQGTMDIPLNENGQAQAMKAQEFLKDVTLHFAMTSPMSRPKETAEIILQAHPGVVLGTHPKLEEIGHGLWEGKLEADIEAGFPGMLAQWKTKPETVQMPEGENLQQVWDRANEAWDEIVAQYSQTPNQVGLVVAHDAINKVILCRLMGLEPKDIWAVKQGNCAVTVIDYLQGADSEPVLQALNITSHLGFGVIDQTAAGAL from the coding sequence GTGGCAACCCGCGTCATAATCGTGCGTCACGGACAAAGTAGCTATAACGCCCTCAAAATGATCCAGGGCCGTTGTGATGAATCAGTGCTCACCGATAAAGGTTGTGCCGACGCCGCCACCGTAGGCCAAACTCTCCAGGGCATCAACTTTGCTGCGATCTACTGCAGCCCTCTCCAACGGGCCAAGCAAACCGCCGAAATCATTCACCAGCACCTCGACAACGCCCCCGCCCCTATCACCAGTGAGGGCCTTTTAGAGATCAATTTACCCCAGTGGGAAAAACTCCTCAAAAGTGACGTCAAAGAACAATATCCAGAAGCCTATCGCCTCTGGCACGAAAATCCTGCTGAGTTTGTGATGACCCACGCCGATGGGAGCGAGCATTCCCCCGTCAAAGATCTCTACGACCAAGCCCGGCAATTTTGGCAAGAAATCCTCGCAAAACACCAAGGGGAGACTATCTTAATCGTCGCCCACAATGGCATCAACCGCTGTTTATTGATGAGTGCGGCGGGTATCCCCCCCAGTAAATACCAGAGCATTCAGCAATCCAACTGCTGCATCAATGTGCTGAACTTTGTCGGCCAATTAGGAGACATTGTTCAATTCGAATCAATTAACCAAACGGCCCACCTCGGCCTCCCCCTCCCCACCTATCGTCCTGGCCACAAAGGCCTCCGTTTACTACTGGTGCGCCACGGGGAAACCAACTGGAATAAAGAAGGGCGTTTCCAAGGCACGATGGATATTCCTTTAAACGAGAATGGCCAAGCCCAGGCGATGAAAGCCCAAGAGTTTCTCAAGGATGTGACCCTGCATTTTGCCATGACTAGCCCCATGAGTCGGCCCAAGGAAACCGCTGAAATTATTCTGCAAGCCCATCCTGGGGTAGTGTTGGGCACCCATCCCAAATTAGAGGAAATTGGCCATGGTCTCTGGGAAGGCAAACTAGAAGCTGACATTGAAGCTGGTTTCCCCGGAATGCTGGCCCAGTGGAAAACGAAGCCAGAAACCGTCCAGATGCCAGAGGGAGAAAATCTCCAACAGGTGTGGGACCGGGCCAACGAAGCCTGGGATGAGATTGTGGCGCAGTATAGCCAAACCCCGAACCAAGTGGGTTTAGTCGTCGCCCATGATGCCATCAACAAGGTGATTCTTTGCCGCTTGATGGGGTTAGAACCCAAGGATATTTGGGCGGTAAAACAGGGTAACTGTGCAGTGACAGTGATCGACTACCTCCAGGGGGCAGACAGTGAACCTGTGCTCCAGGCGTTAAATATTACGTCGCACCTCGGCTTTGGGGTGATTGATCAAACGGCAGCCGGGGCCTTGTAA
- a CDS encoding peptide ligase PGM1-related protein, with the protein MNNPSFQTFAALQQQLRQRWQDSADFEADDQDILVVPSFSVDQRVGQKVPGFLHYEERLLFSLIRLRNPHTRLIYVTAQPLAPLIIDYYLQLLSGIPFSHARDRLLLVTTYDNSYKPLTQKILERPRLVERIRRALRPNQSYMVCYNSTPLEQELSEKLQIPLFAASPSLNYWGSKSGSREIFQTAGVPFPDGSALVKTVPELIQVTAQLWERQPHLKRIVIKLNEGFSGEGNAVLNLPAQSPGASFTERCEQIAAALPKLSFQASGETWDNFASRIPELGAIAEAFVEGEIKRSPSVQGLITPSGEVQILSTHDQILGGKDGQIYLGCHFPAASEYRLQLQELGLKVGKILAEKGAMERYGVDFIATENPDHSWDLQAIEINLRKGGTTHPLMTLQLLTNGFYDCATGSFFTPQHQKKYYIASDNLQKPQYQGLLPSDLMDIIAAHGLHFDSSTKTGSVFHLMGTLSEFGKLGLTSIGNSPEEAAQIYQQVEQALDLETASQRPATVTLPLTW; encoded by the coding sequence GTGAATAATCCTTCTTTCCAGACCTTTGCGGCATTACAACAGCAACTGCGCCAACGTTGGCAAGATTCTGCTGATTTTGAGGCGGACGATCAGGATATTTTAGTGGTGCCTTCTTTTAGTGTGGATCAGCGGGTCGGCCAAAAGGTGCCTGGATTTTTGCATTATGAGGAGCGGTTACTGTTCTCGCTGATTCGCCTACGCAATCCCCATACGCGCCTGATTTATGTCACCGCCCAACCCCTGGCTCCCTTAATTATTGATTATTATCTCCAGCTTCTATCGGGGATTCCGTTTTCCCACGCCCGCGATCGCCTGTTGTTGGTGACCACCTATGACAACTCCTACAAGCCTTTAACCCAAAAGATTTTGGAGCGGCCCCGCCTGGTGGAAAGAATTCGCCGCGCCCTGCGTCCGAACCAGTCTTACATGGTGTGTTATAACTCAACGCCCCTAGAACAGGAGCTATCGGAAAAACTACAAATTCCCCTCTTTGCCGCTAGCCCCAGCCTGAACTATTGGGGTTCAAAAAGTGGCAGTCGTGAGATCTTTCAAACGGCGGGCGTTCCGTTTCCCGATGGCAGTGCTTTAGTGAAAACGGTACCGGAATTGATCCAGGTCACGGCGCAACTGTGGGAGCGGCAACCCCACCTCAAACGGATCGTGATTAAGCTAAACGAGGGGTTTTCGGGGGAAGGGAATGCGGTGTTGAATTTGCCTGCTCAGTCTCCAGGTGCCAGTTTTACGGAACGTTGTGAGCAGATTGCCGCTGCTTTGCCCAAGCTCAGTTTCCAGGCCAGCGGCGAAACCTGGGATAATTTTGCCTCGCGCATTCCCGAATTAGGGGCGATCGCCGAAGCCTTTGTGGAAGGAGAAATAAAGCGATCGCCCAGTGTCCAGGGGTTAATCACACCCAGTGGCGAAGTACAAATTCTCTCGACCCACGACCAAATCCTAGGGGGAAAAGATGGCCAAATTTACTTGGGATGCCATTTCCCCGCCGCCAGCGAATATCGCCTACAGTTACAGGAATTGGGCCTAAAAGTCGGTAAAATCCTCGCCGAAAAAGGGGCAATGGAGCGCTATGGCGTCGATTTCATCGCCACCGAAAATCCTGATCACAGTTGGGATCTCCAGGCCATTGAAATCAACCTCCGCAAAGGGGGCACCACCCATCCGTTGATGACATTGCAACTGTTAACCAACGGCTTTTATGACTGCGCCACAGGGTCATTTTTCACGCCCCAACACCAGAAAAAATATTACATTGCCTCCGACAATCTCCAGAAACCCCAATACCAAGGCCTCCTGCCCAGTGATTTGATGGATATCATCGCCGCCCATGGTCTTCATTTCGACAGCAGCACCAAAACAGGGAGCGTGTTTCACCTGATGGGCACCCTTTCAGAATTTGGTAAATTAGGGCTGACTAGCATTGGCAACTCCCCCGAAGAAGCAGCCCAAATTTATCAGCAGGTCGAGCAAGCTTTGGATTTAGAGACGGCCAGCCAACGTCCCGCAACGGTGACGCTTCCCCTGACGTGGTAG
- the gmd gene encoding GDP-mannose 4,6-dehydratase, with product MGNRKALVTGITGQDGSYLAELLLDKGYEVHGIIRRASTFNTDRIDHLYVDPHTPDARFFLHYGDLTDGTSLGKLIEKIQPHEVYNLGAQSHVRVSFDSPEYTVDTVAMGTLRILEAIRDYQERTGNEVRFYQAGSSEMFGLVQEVPQKETTPFYPRSPYACAKVYGYWQTVNYRESYDLFACNGILFNHEGPRRGETFVTRKITRAIARIIAGQQDKLYLGNLDSKRDWGYAKDYVRAMWLMLQQDKPDDYVIATGETYSVRQFLETAFAYVNLNWADYVAFDRRYLRPAEVDLLIGDPTKAKKQLNWEPSIDFPTLVGIMVEADLAILGLPPQNPAMGKLYEADQAYIRQATGSRVD from the coding sequence ATGGGTAATCGAAAGGCATTGGTAACGGGGATCACTGGACAAGATGGTTCCTATTTAGCGGAACTACTCCTCGACAAGGGTTATGAAGTCCATGGCATCATTCGCCGTGCTTCTACCTTTAATACCGACCGCATTGATCATCTCTATGTCGATCCCCATACCCCCGATGCTCGGTTTTTTCTCCATTATGGGGATCTCACCGATGGCACATCCCTGGGCAAATTAATCGAAAAAATTCAACCCCATGAAGTTTACAATCTGGGCGCCCAATCCCATGTGCGGGTGAGCTTTGATTCACCGGAATATACCGTAGACACCGTGGCGATGGGCACGCTGCGCATCCTAGAAGCCATTCGGGACTACCAGGAGCGGACGGGCAATGAGGTGCGTTTCTACCAGGCGGGCTCCTCGGAAATGTTTGGCCTCGTGCAAGAGGTGCCCCAGAAGGAAACAACTCCCTTTTATCCCCGCAGTCCCTATGCCTGTGCCAAAGTCTATGGCTACTGGCAAACGGTAAACTACCGCGAATCCTATGATCTATTCGCTTGCAATGGCATTTTGTTTAACCATGAAGGGCCGCGCCGGGGGGAAACCTTCGTGACTCGGAAAATCACCAGGGCGATCGCCAGAATTATCGCCGGACAGCAGGACAAACTTTACCTCGGCAACCTCGACTCCAAACGGGACTGGGGTTATGCCAAAGACTATGTCCGGGCAATGTGGTTAATGTTGCAGCAGGACAAACCCGACGATTATGTCATTGCCACAGGGGAAACCTATTCCGTCCGCCAATTTTTAGAAACGGCCTTCGCTTACGTTAATTTAAACTGGGCAGATTATGTGGCCTTTGACCGCCGCTATCTCCGCCCTGCTGAGGTGGACTTGCTCATTGGCGATCCCACGAAGGCTAAAAAACAACTGAACTGGGAGCCGAGCATTGATTTTCCGACCCTTGTCGGGATCATGGTCGAAGCAGATCTTGCCATTCTGGGTTTACCCCCCCAAAATCCAGCGATGGGCAAACTTTATGAAGCAGATCAAGCCTATATCCGCCAAGCAACCGGAAGTCGCGTTGATTAG
- a CDS encoding transaldolase family protein translates to MIYLDSAIATEATEAMAWGWVKGITTNPTLLAKSDAPPEVTLKTLAAITPGELYYQLVSEDYEGMIREAHRAREIIGDKLVLKIPATFNGFQALPRLAPEISCSVTAIYQPTQALIAAEGGAKYAIAYVNRATNLQGDGGALLRSMKALLQGSETTILAASLKSAAEITYAMVSGADHITVPFALLKTLTTHPLSEETKAEFNRLGCGLR, encoded by the coding sequence ATGATTTATTTAGATTCGGCGATCGCCACCGAAGCCACCGAGGCCATGGCCTGGGGTTGGGTCAAAGGCATTACGACCAATCCCACCCTCCTGGCCAAAAGTGACGCGCCCCCGGAAGTGACCCTAAAAACCCTGGCAGCCATCACTCCCGGAGAACTGTATTACCAGTTAGTCAGTGAAGACTATGAGGGTATGATCCGCGAGGCCCACCGGGCGCGGGAAATCATTGGCGATAAACTTGTGCTCAAAATTCCCGCTACCTTCAACGGCTTTCAAGCTTTGCCCAGGCTCGCCCCAGAAATTAGCTGCTCTGTCACCGCCATCTATCAACCGACCCAGGCGTTAATTGCGGCAGAAGGTGGCGCCAAATATGCGATCGCCTATGTGAACCGTGCCACGAACCTCCAGGGTGATGGTGGTGCCCTCCTCCGCTCCATGAAAGCTCTGTTACAAGGGAGTGAAACCACGATCCTGGCCGCAAGCCTCAAATCCGCCGCTGAAATTACCTACGCGATGGTCTCCGGGGCAGACCACATTACCGTCCCCTTTGCCCTGCTGAAAACCTTGACCACACACCCTCTATCAGAAGAAACCAAAGCCGAATTTAATCGCTTAGGGTGCGGTTTACGCTAA
- a CDS encoding helix-turn-helix transcriptional regulator, with protein sequence MTDHSGKILNQAKAQRMAEFFGVLGDANRWRILSALATGEMRVGELAAAVEMSESAVSHQLRTLRTARLVSYRKEGRNVIYRLKDHHILNLYRDASEHLDEPEDGHTH encoded by the coding sequence ATGACAGACCACAGTGGCAAGATTTTGAACCAAGCCAAGGCCCAACGGATGGCTGAATTTTTTGGTGTCTTAGGAGATGCCAACCGCTGGCGTATTCTTTCGGCCCTGGCCACCGGAGAGATGCGAGTGGGGGAACTTGCCGCCGCCGTAGAGATGAGTGAATCTGCCGTCTCTCACCAACTAAGAACCCTGCGCACAGCGCGTTTAGTAAGCTATCGCAAGGAAGGACGAAATGTGATTTATCGCCTCAAGGATCACCACATTCTCAATCTCTATCGTGATGCCTCAGAGCATTTAGATGAACCAGAGGACGGGCACACCCACTAA
- the folK gene encoding 2-amino-4-hydroxy-6-hydroxymethyldihydropteridine diphosphokinase, with product MGRVVDVAIALGSNLGNSLEILENAIKHLSEHPAIALTARSAWYRTAPVGPPQPDYINGCVTVQVENLSPEALLEILLKVEQLFGRERRERWGARTLDLDLLLYGQEIIHLPYLQVPHPRMQERAFVLVPLAEIAPHWRDPRTQQTIQTLKKQLLLTGIQKI from the coding sequence ATGGGACGGGTAGTGGATGTGGCGATCGCCCTTGGGAGTAACCTGGGCAACTCCTTGGAAATCTTAGAAAATGCCATTAAACACTTAAGCGAACATCCGGCGATCGCCCTAACGGCTCGGTCAGCTTGGTATCGTACTGCCCCGGTCGGCCCCCCCCAACCGGACTATATCAATGGCTGTGTGACGGTTCAGGTTGAAAATCTTAGTCCTGAAGCCCTCCTCGAAATCTTGTTGAAAGTAGAGCAACTGTTTGGGCGGGAGCGGCGGGAACGTTGGGGAGCGCGCACGTTGGATTTGGATTTGCTTTTGTATGGCCAAGAAATTATTCATTTGCCCTATTTGCAGGTGCCCCACCCCCGGATGCAGGAACGGGCCTTTGTATTGGTGCCCCTAGCAGAAATTGCGCCCCATTGGCGTGATCCCCGCACCCAACAGACCATTCAAACCCTTAAGAAACAGCTTCTCCTCACTGGCATTCAAAAAATTTAG
- a CDS encoding folate/biopterin family MFS transporter, translating to MTFLDNLKKPTLFGHAVTPELFALLTVYFVQGILNLSRLAVSFFLKDDLGLTPAEVAALTGLAAFPWVVKPLFGFLSDGFPIFGYRRRSYLILAGLLGCGAWAAMATIVQAPWLAATMIVLSSISVAISDVIVDSVVVERARAESLDKVGSLQSLTWAVAAVGSLTTAYLSGWLLEQFSTRVVFGITAIFPLLVSAIALLIIEQPREAISIKATTDNIGNQMKTLWGAVRQKKILLPTAFVFLWQATPSADSAFFFFVTNELDFNPEFLGRVRLVTSFAALAGIAIYQKYLKQVSFRKMLGWSTVISAVLGFTTLILVTHANRALGIDDRWFSLGDNLILTVTGEIALMPILVLSARLCPPGVEATMFALLMSSWNLAGLLSHELGALLTQWLGVTETNFDRLWLLVTITNLTTLLPLVFLKWLPAGDPQADLEEHTTPPVELYEHHAAISGTESALFPTVEPNLVSSQPEKQS from the coding sequence ATGACCTTTCTCGACAATCTCAAAAAACCAACCCTCTTCGGCCATGCTGTCACCCCAGAGTTGTTTGCCCTGCTGACGGTCTATTTCGTCCAGGGGATTCTCAATCTCTCGCGGCTTGCGGTGAGCTTTTTCCTCAAAGATGACCTCGGCCTGACCCCGGCAGAAGTGGCGGCCCTCACAGGCCTGGCGGCATTTCCCTGGGTCGTGAAGCCCCTCTTCGGCTTTTTGTCGGATGGCTTTCCGATCTTTGGGTATCGACGCCGCTCCTACCTCATTTTGGCGGGCTTGCTCGGTTGTGGTGCTTGGGCGGCAATGGCAACCATTGTCCAAGCGCCTTGGTTGGCCGCGACGATGATTGTCTTGAGTTCCATCTCTGTGGCGATTAGTGATGTGATTGTTGATTCGGTGGTGGTCGAACGCGCCCGGGCTGAATCTTTAGATAAGGTGGGCTCGCTCCAATCCTTAACCTGGGCTGTGGCGGCGGTAGGGAGTTTGACAACGGCCTATCTGAGCGGCTGGTTACTAGAGCAGTTTAGTACCCGGGTTGTGTTTGGGATTACGGCCATTTTTCCGTTGTTGGTATCGGCGATCGCCTTGTTAATTATTGAGCAACCCCGTGAAGCCATATCCATCAAAGCCACCACAGATAATATTGGCAACCAGATGAAAACCCTCTGGGGAGCAGTACGGCAGAAAAAAATTCTGTTGCCCACGGCCTTTGTTTTCCTCTGGCAAGCAACCCCCAGCGCAGACTCTGCCTTTTTCTTTTTTGTCACCAACGAGCTGGACTTTAACCCCGAATTTTTAGGGCGGGTGCGCTTAGTCACTAGCTTTGCGGCCCTGGCAGGCATCGCCATCTACCAAAAATATCTCAAGCAAGTTTCGTTCCGAAAAATGTTGGGTTGGAGTACTGTCATTTCCGCTGTGCTTGGTTTTACTACCCTCATTCTCGTAACCCATGCCAACCGTGCCCTGGGCATTGACGATCGCTGGTTTAGCTTGGGGGACAACTTGATTTTGACCGTGACTGGCGAAATTGCCCTGATGCCCATTCTGGTGCTATCGGCGCGTCTTTGTCCGCCCGGTGTCGAGGCGACTATGTTTGCCCTGTTGATGTCGAGTTGGAACCTGGCGGGTTTGCTCTCCCATGAGTTGGGTGCCCTCCTCACCCAATGGCTCGGGGTGACAGAAACCAATTTTGACCGGCTTTGGCTTTTAGTCACCATCACAAATCTGACGACCCTACTACCCCTGGTCTTCTTAAAATGGCTCCCGGCAGGCGATCCCCAGGCTGATCTTGAAGAACACACGACGCCCCCTGTGGAGCTTTATGAACATCATGCGGCGATTTCGGGAACAGAATCGGCCCTTTTCCCGACGGTAGAACCAAATTTGGTGAGTTCCCAGCCAGAAAAACAATCTTAA
- the fabD gene encoding ACP S-malonyltransferase, whose product MGKIAWVFPGQGSQTVGMGVDLAEHPVAKARFAEAEAILGWSILEKCQGDETILSRTLYTQPCLYVLEAILCDLYREKASQVDFVAGHSLGEYSALYAAGVYDFAAGLQLVQKRAQLMDQASGGKMAALMKFDRTELLEKIAATEGVTLANDNSEQQVVISGTPEAVDAIMNGVKTKRAIALNVSGAFHSPFMAEAAAQFEAVLAAVEFSDARIPVLSNVDPQPETQAATLKARLQKQMTGSVRWLEIMQQLSALEVAEAVEIGPGKVLTGLIKRTCKDMATENIDTLASIG is encoded by the coding sequence ATGGGTAAAATTGCGTGGGTCTTTCCGGGCCAAGGATCTCAAACGGTGGGCATGGGCGTTGATCTCGCCGAACATCCCGTCGCCAAAGCAAGATTTGCCGAGGCAGAGGCGATCCTCGGCTGGTCGATTTTGGAAAAATGCCAGGGAGACGAAACAATCCTCTCCCGCACCCTTTACACCCAACCCTGTCTCTATGTACTGGAGGCAATTCTCTGTGATCTTTACCGGGAAAAAGCCTCTCAAGTGGACTTTGTGGCGGGCCATAGCCTCGGTGAATATTCCGCCCTCTATGCGGCTGGGGTCTATGATTTCGCCGCTGGTTTGCAATTAGTCCAAAAGCGCGCCCAACTGATGGATCAAGCTTCTGGGGGAAAAATGGCGGCCCTAATGAAGTTTGACCGCACCGAATTGCTAGAAAAAATTGCGGCGACCGAAGGCGTCACCCTCGCCAACGACAACAGCGAACAGCAGGTGGTCATCTCTGGTACCCCAGAAGCCGTTGATGCGATTATGAATGGCGTCAAAACCAAACGGGCGATCGCCCTAAATGTTTCCGGGGCGTTCCATTCTCCGTTTATGGCCGAAGCCGCTGCCCAATTTGAAGCAGTCCTGGCTGCCGTTGAATTTTCTGATGCTAGAATCCCCGTACTGTCTAATGTCGATCCCCAACCAGAAACCCAGGCAGCCACCCTCAAAGCTCGACTCCAAAAGCAAATGACGGGTTCTGTGCGCTGGCTCGAAATTATGCAGCAGTTGAGCGCCCTAGAAGTCGCAGAGGCAGTAGAAATTGGCCCCGGCAAAGTGTTGACGGGCCTGATTAAACGCACCTGCAAGGACATGGCCACAGAGAATATTGATACCCTCGCCAGTATTGGCTAG